In the genome of Arabidopsis thaliana chromosome 4, partial sequence, the window taaTGATAAATCACTATGATTACAAAAGGTCGACAgtaattactttttaaaaattataaaattgacAGAAACGTGAGATGTCAAATCTGTGAGATTCATTTACTGAAGAGAGTAAGGTTAAGTTTGGATTGCAATGAGATTTATACACAAATAATAATGCTTACAAGCAAATCATCTTTAAGTTTTGTCCTCTtctcatgatgatgatactgtTGCCTCCGACAACTTTCTTGGTCCAGACGCAGCCAGTAGCTCGTAATCCTGTATAACCAGTAAATTCTGACTTTAGCAATTTCTCTACATAACCGGAACAGTATAATAGTGAGACAAAATCAGGTAAACCGACCGGTTATTGGCGATATATTccaacaagaaacagagaacaagGTTACTGGTTAACTATTTGAATGGCAAGCTTGTGTTTACCTGAACAATAGACTGAGAGCAGAATTTGCCAGAGAGGACAGCGCCTTCCATGGAAGCTAAGTACTTCTGTTTTGTGTAATCTCCAGCTAAGTAGAATCCTTCAATAGGTGATCTTTGTAGAGGACGACATGGTTCACAGTTTGGGATGGTCTTGTACACAGATCTGATCATGCAACAATAGAGAAAGATGTTGAATTTATCAATGTAAAGCCTGGTCCCTCATTTGAAGCTAAATAAATGGTACAACTTCACTAACCTTGGAGTCTTAACGACATGGTACTTCAGAATTTTAGCTTTGCTTTGGTCAGCTGAGATTTCATCAGGGAAGAGTTTCTCAAGTTCTTTCATTGTTGCATCTATGATGTCAGAATCAGTCCGTGATATCCATTCCTCTGCTGGTGCAAATACTAGCTCCAGCATTGACCGGTTAGGATCGTAATATTCCTACAGTTTATCATAGAAAGAAAACGCTTTGTTGAATCAGATTCGGAATCAAGATAAGCCATCAAAAATTATGAGAAGATCCACAGAGCACCAATTTATGATAGATAAACAAGTGGAGGAACACGTTTAGAAAAACAAGCCGCGTTCTTACCTTACAAGTTAAGGACATGTCGGCATACACGCTCAGAAGGTTACTTCtgcaaaaaacaacaaaacaagattgtTGAATATACAACAAATGTTTAACCAAGAACAAGCCTTAACTGTTGCTGATTCAAGACAAAACacttgtattctttttttccaacacTGTATCCAACTAAGTATTCTATAAGACATAATTCCTCAAAACTGCATAAATAAGAAATTCACCTGCTAAAGAGTAGGTGATCATATGTGTTCTTCAGTTTTCGATCAAACCTGCAATATTAGTTCACAGCAGTTAAGACCTGCATGTAATCTCGATTCTCACATAATggccaaaagaaaacaagggAGATAACGGTTTCACTAACCATATATGAACATTAATAACTGGTACTCCAACTAATTTATCCAATTTCTTGAAGTACGGTATTTCTTTCCAGGGATCTGGTAAAAGGAGCTTCAGGATATCGactacaagaaaaacataaacaacatattaataagCAGGATACCAGATGAATTGTTAAACCCACAAGACAGCATGGTAGTAAACCTGGAGCGGCAAACACATAAGCGTCTCCTTCGACAGTGCTTCCATTAGTGAGTAAGAAACTCTTAACCGTGCCATCGTCATTGAGCTCAATTTTCTTTATCCTAGAATTAAGTTGCACTTCCCCACCTAGTGATCGAATATGATCCACTACTGGCATACAAAGCCTTTCCGGAGGATTACCATCCAAGAATGCCATCTTGGAACCATGTTTTTCCTGTCAATGTAGTTCATATTAGTTTGCATTTGCAAATTCACAATATCCTAACCATCTGTTGCAGCTTATGACACACAATAAGTTTCAAAATGAGAAACATCTGATTATTGGGATGAGGTAGTACAAGTTAATCAACATCAAACTCAAGTATTGTTTGggtaaaaaaattctattataGTTTTCATGTCGACCATGTGAATGGTAACTATGATTGCCAGTGAGATAAAGATTCACAAAAAGACAGGCAAaaggaagaacaaagagaaataAAGGGCTAGAGTGTCAAACCTGAAGAAACCGGTTCAAAGCTATCAAAATGCATTGCATTGACAGTTCATCAGGGTTTATAAAGTTTAGCGCCTTTGACATGGCAATAAACACCTCGTCGGTCACGCGCTCAGGTACTCCCTGGACAAGTATACAATTAATCAGAATGTATTATTATCTGCTGAGTGAAAGCACATGCACGACAATGAAACCACAACAACCACATGGACTAGAAAAGTCAGAGCTATCCATAAGAAAGCTGACAAATCAACACTACATGATTCAGCATGCTAACTACTCTACCAAGTTAAGCTCATCAACATGCTTACGAGAATCTCACAGAAACTGTGAACTCAATAGCCTACTTGCCTGCTTTTCCATCCATTCTTTGACTGATAAACCATCTTGGGCCTCAACATAAGCCTGACCGCCGACCATGGCTGGCAAAAGTCCAATAGCAAACTTTATTTTCTCTGGCCATGTCAGCATCTCGTTGTTCCGCAAAATAGCCCAAATACCTACAACGTAAATCCAACAGCAACAACTTTAATTATTTGCcagaaacaaattaattcaACCACAGAACATTTCAGCGCTAATGCTACAACGGAGTTCAGTTATATCGTCTTGCCTTGACCAGTAACAATATTTTACAGTTTGATTACCCATCCTAAAGTATGGGGAAGCTCAAAATCTAGAATTTCTTACTTTGGAAAGACAAATGACCATGTTCTTCCTGACGTCTAAATTAGATGGAGATACTTCATATCCTCAAACATTCATCAGTTCTTTGATTACTATTAAATGTCAAAATCTATAATTAGCTTGAATTGatcaatacaaataaatacatGCATCATAGTTACTAACCTCACTTTTTTACTCAATTACATCATACTTTGTTTTACATTCAACAAGTGTGTGCACATTAATCCAAttttatcaaaccaaataCATGGCGCCACTAACTAATAGTTCAACCACTGTTTTCATCAGATagtttaaaagtttaattacTTGAAGCAGTAATATTATAACAGCTGACTAGCAAGTAAGAATATGCGATAAGTTTATTCTCTCACCATTTAAGGGTGCTGGTAGGACATCTGGGAAGTCAAATCTACTAAATTCTCCAGGTTTACTTGGCATAGCAAAAATCATGGAGTGTTCCTTCCACTGCAACCGATCATTGATCCCAAGTTCTCCAAATAAATTCTGCACATTCGGATAAGCACCGACTTCCAACAAGAACATGAAGAGAGTATCAGTAACGAAAAGTAATAACAGGGAAAACAAGatacaatataatttaacCAGTGTTTTGCAACTTTCTTCAAATTGATGGTAGAGCTGATAAGATATatgtaacaaatatattgGGGGAGCAACAGAGAGGGTATGAGTTTTGGACTTACAGAAAATATGTAAACCAGTCTCATACCAGTCCCCATCTTCATCCTTCCATGCAGCTATCTGGAGGAAGACAAATATCACATCATAAATATCGCTCTCCAATAAGATAGGTAAATTGTTAAAACGGAACAAACAAGAACCTAACCTAAGAACCAGAGAACACAATAAcaacttaacaaaatatatatccaaaagaTATCTTCCAGTAAACTACTCTATATTTGATTCACATTAAGCCTAGAAACTGGAAAGGGTTGTGCGGTGTGTAGCACAAGACTGAAGACATTAgaacataataaaaaacaaattgggcAGTACAAGACTAATACAACAAACAGGACAGATACATTGGGTACCTAGGAGCTGTAACACTCTAAACACTAGTTATACCTTGTAGTCTCACAAACATAATTGGTACAGCCTTTGGGAATCAGCAAATCATATAAGAATGAGAAATGCAAACAACAATAAGTAATTCGGAAAGTGAGACCAATCAAAGTACCTTTCCACCAAGAACATCTCTTGCTTCAAGCAACAGAGGTTTGTGGCCTGCATCAGCCAGGTACTTTGCAGTTGACAATCCAGCCAATCCTGCAATTATTTGAGAGCCAAAAGAACTTCATCACATGAACATTAATTCCATCAGATCCCAAACAAAGCAGTAAGAAATGAAGTTGTAGACATACCAGCACCAGCAATTACAACTTTCAAAGGCTTAGCAGGACGAGGAGCACTACGGAAGGATGCAGATAAACTAGCAGCTTCCAAGAAATTGACAGTGTTCTCTAGCTCTGGCCTTGGAATATCCACACAAACTACCTGCAATTTCCTCtctttaatcaaaattacacTTATACACTAGATGAAATTTCGAGAACTCCAAGTTAAAAACCAGAAAGGTAGATACCTGCAAAGGACCAGCAGTACTCCTCCTCCTTGTTCTTGTCTTAAGCGCTTGAGAAGTGGGAACCCTAAAGCTATGTCCCATTAGTTCACAACCTCCAGATGAAAGTGCCTCCAAAAACCCGTTTTGATAAGGCAAATTCGCCGCAGAAACATTCCCAAACACAACCATTTTCTCCAACTTAACTCACAACTGCTTCAATGAATCTAAAAATTGAAGCTATAAAAGAATTAGAattacaaaacacacaaaaagtaagaaaattgaGTATCTTAGGTGAAACCGGTGGAAGCAAATCAGACAAAAGTTTGTATCTTTAACACataattgaaaagaagaagaacaaaaaaaaacggacTTGAATTAAAGGGGCTATAGTAGTTGTTTAGTATCTTATCTTTTACCTAGCGAGTAATCGTGAAGTAGAGAAACAGGAGACGCAGCGAAGGAGGAGGCTAGTGGAAGTAGCCGATAACAAAATGGAGTATTCGAGTGCCCATATGgtcttgtttggttttcagACCAAGCTCTTTTGTTGCTTACGAAACATGTAGATGGATTAAATACcacacaaattaaaattttgatttacgAATTGATGACCATATGATTCTTTTCCTTATTTGGTTAATTGAGTAGAGAGAGACCATGCATCTCAACGTAATTTGGTTTAGGGGAAAAAGAAATTGACCTCTCAGCTAATATGTTTTTGCCCACCAAAGTAACTacgacaaaataaaaataaataattttggtgGAGTTGGTGTCAAATAGATATGAATTCTGTGTTATCTTATTCGTTATAATCATGATCTTCCTTCTCGTGATTCCCAAGTATACCCTAACCCACCTTATATTTAACGGAGCCATCCGAATCCGATCGAAACTTTGTGGAATACACACATTTGTACAACCAGTGGCTTGTTTATTCGGTGAGAGAGTGGTGATATCTCAAGTTCTGTTATATGCTCCAACGCATCAACTTCTGTTCCCATTGCATTTCCTCCAAATCTCTTCTCGGGTCGGTTCGGTTTGGATATCCGATTCCGCTTAGTTTGCCCACATAATTTAGCCCAGGAATTGGGTCCATTGTCTGATGACGAAGTATGTTTTAGAATCTAAAACTAGTGGACTTAAACAAAGCCCAATCATAATAAGTTGtgtaacaaattttaaatataaaaaccaaatactCCTCCTCCTtgcattttctcttttttgacTTTTCCTTTGCTTTGACTTGTCAGTCTTCTCTTCcccttttctcttcttttttttttttgatcaaacaaatcaatctcacacctcttcttcttcttcttcttcttcttcttcttcaacctcttaaatctcaaaatctcaatcatcaagcttctccttcttcttcttctttccatctTCGCTTCAACAACAATGTCTAATTTCACTTATACATCTGCTTTCAACTTATCCGACAACTCCCCTTTTAATCCCGCCATTggttcttcgtcttcttcttcctccgcgCTCGTCGTAGCTTccgatgatgataataatacCGATGATGCTTGTAGCATCTGTCTCGAGCCTTTCACCCTCCAGGATCCTTCCACTGTCAGATTCTTTtaatcctctctctttttgtttttgtctataAGCTCTTCGGGGTTTAACGATCTCCTTCTCGCTTTTATTTCGCTTTTACTTGAAATCTGGGATAATCGGATTTTGTGCCTTGCGATATTTTGACTCAGATTAATAACGAGATCGTTTGATTAACTCGATCACTTGTTCTTGAACCATCGTTGAACATGTTTGATTGATCCTCTCGCTTTCTCATTTTGGTCCTATTGAATCTAACATAAACATCTtctattgttgtttcttctccGATATCTAAAGCTTTCCGATGGTTTTCTCAGGTCACCAGCTGCAAACATGAATATCACCTTCAGTGCATCATTGAATGGTACTTGCAAACATGAATCTGTGatcttttttatctttctttggACTTGAATCTTCTCTTCATATCTCTATCACTGATTGATTTGTCATTGGGGTTTATTATTACACAGGTCACAGAGAAGCAAAGAGTGTCCTATTTGCTGgcaattgtttgttttgagaGACCCTGCTAGGTACTCTCATCCATCTttaaggagaaagaaagattttgtTCTCATGATACTTTGCTCATAGTTAGGTCTTGATAGTATTATTGGTTCCTTTGTTTTGTAGCCAAGAGCTTTTAGCTGCTGTGGAAAAGGAAAGACTTTTGAAAACCAGGAATATATCTTCATCCTCTCCAATCTCTATTCATCACTCTCATGACGATTTTCACTCTGAGGAGGTTCGACAAAGTCTCCAGTGtgatttattaaaatttaggaGTTTTAAGTTATAGTAGTTGACTTGATAATGTTTCCAGGAGGAATCACAGTTTAGCAGCTTTGATGAACAATTCTTGAGGCATCTTACTGAAGCTGCACATAGACGTTGTTTGCTTCGCAGAAGGGATGGTCAAATATCCTCTAGTCTTGTTTCGTCCAGCGATCCCACTACGATTCATCCTACTGATTTGGTCAATCTTTATCGTCTCTCTGCTATTTCCCATGTTGAACATCAAAACTCAAACCCTTGTCCAAGTCCTGGCTCAATGACTCCATCTCCCGTCTCTGGTCATTCTTCCATTCCTGCAGATAGCAATAACGGATCCAGGTATTGACATACACATAATCAAGTCTGGTTTATTGATAACGAGCTTTCATGATTTATTCGCTTTCCATTTGCTTGTGCTGTCTCTATAACCAGCTTTCATGATTTGTATGGTTTCCATTTGCTTGAGCTGCACAATGCAGATGCTCTTATACTTCCTGTTTCGCTTAGTTACTGGGATTATCGTCTACTGATAAATAATTTAGATGGCTCTGGAATTCTAGACCATGTCTCTTTATTATGCAGCTACTTCTTGGAGAATTGGTCAAGCCTTTAAATTGTTTAGAACTTACCTAAACCATATGTAATAtatcttcatcttttcttgTATCTGTCATCAGAATCTCTCCTGGCCCTTCTCCATCTCGTTCATCTCAAAGTCCAAAA includes:
- the RHF1A gene encoding RING-H2 group F1A (RING-H2 group F1A (RHF1A); FUNCTIONS IN: ubiquitin-protein ligase activity, zinc ion binding; INVOLVED IN: regulation of cell cycle, proteasomal protein catabolic process, megagametogenesis, microgametogenesis; LOCATED IN: membrane; EXPRESSED IN: 27 plant structures; EXPRESSED DURING: 12 growth stages; CONTAINS InterPro DOMAIN/s: Zinc finger, RING-type (InterPro:IPR001841), Zinc finger, C3HC4 RING-type (InterPro:IPR018957); BEST Arabidopsis thaliana protein match is: RING-H2 group F2A (TAIR:AT5G22000.3); Has 5179 Blast hits to 4938 proteins in 253 species: Archae - 0; Bacteria - 16; Metazoa - 1752; Fungi - 320; Plants - 2058; Viruses - 9; Other Eukaryotes - 1024 (source: NCBI BLink).), with translation MSNFTYTSAFNLSDNSPFNPAIGSSSSSSSALVVASDDDNNTDDACSICLEPFTLQDPSTVTSCKHEYHLQCIIEWSQRSKECPICWQLFVLRDPASQELLAAVEKERLLKTRNISSSSPISIHHSHDDFHSEEEESQFSSFDEQFLRHLTEAAHRRCLLRRRDGQISSSLVSSSDPTTIHPTDLVNLYRLSAISHVEHQNSNPCPSPGSMTPSPVSGHSSIPADSNNGSRISPGPSPSRSSQSPKSPEASSLPEAIKSKLAAASAKYKESISKSKQGLKEKLLARNNSVKELSKGVQREMNAGIAGVARMIERMDFSSKRFGGSAHVSTSTATASGFNFSFKGKRVEANSKSNNNGDKTEPQKLQGGETC
- the PDS3 gene encoding phytoene desaturase 3 — protein: MVVFGNVSAANLPYQNGFLEALSSGGCELMGHSFRVPTSQALKTRTRRRSTAGPLQVVCVDIPRPELENTVNFLEAASLSASFRSAPRPAKPLKVVIAGAGLAGLSTAKYLADAGHKPLLLEARDVLGGKIAAWKDEDGDWYETGLHIFFGAYPNVQNLFGELGINDRLQWKEHSMIFAMPSKPGEFSRFDFPDVLPAPLNGIWAILRNNEMLTWPEKIKFAIGLLPAMVGGQAYVEAQDGLSVKEWMEKQGVPERVTDEVFIAMSKALNFINPDELSMQCILIALNRFLQEKHGSKMAFLDGNPPERLCMPVVDHIRSLGGEVQLNSRIKKIELNDDGTVKSFLLTNGSTVEGDAYVFAAPVDILKLLLPDPWKEIPYFKKLDKLVGVPVINVHIWFDRKLKNTYDHLLFSRSNLLSVYADMSLTCKEYYDPNRSMLELVFAPAEEWISRTDSDIIDATMKELEKLFPDEISADQSKAKILKYHVVKTPRSVYKTIPNCEPCRPLQRSPIEGFYLAGDYTKQKYLASMEGAVLSGKFCSQSIVQDYELLAASGPRKLSEATVSSS